A DNA window from Eikenella exigua contains the following coding sequences:
- the trpS gene encoding tryptophan--tRNA ligase, whose protein sequence is MKKRVLTGVTTTGIPHLGNYVGAIRPAIAAAADPSAESFLFLADYHGIIKCHDPEVIHASTQAVAATWLACGLDPERTTFYRQSDIPEVPELNWILTCITAKGLMNRAHAYKAAVQANLDAGQTDQDHGVEMGLYSYPILMSADILMFNAHEVPVGRDQIQHVEMTRDIAQRFNHRFKELFVLPEAKVDDNVELLVGLDGRKMSKSYGNTIPLFESEKKLQKAVNKIITNLKEPGEPKTPDESPLFDIYKAFATPAETAEFTQMLADGLAWGEAKKLLGAKLNEELAPKRERFHELTAQPAQIEDILQAGAAKARKQARELLDQVRDAVGIRPLR, encoded by the coding sequence ATGAAAAAACGAGTCCTCACCGGCGTAACCACCACCGGCATCCCGCATTTAGGCAACTACGTCGGCGCCATCCGCCCCGCCATTGCCGCCGCAGCCGACCCCTCCGCCGAATCCTTCCTCTTTTTGGCCGACTACCACGGCATCATCAAATGCCACGACCCCGAAGTCATCCACGCCTCCACCCAGGCCGTGGCCGCCACCTGGCTCGCCTGCGGCCTTGACCCCGAGCGCACCACGTTTTACCGCCAAAGCGACATTCCCGAAGTACCCGAGCTCAACTGGATACTCACCTGCATCACCGCCAAAGGCCTGATGAACCGTGCCCATGCCTACAAAGCCGCCGTACAGGCCAACCTCGATGCCGGCCAAACCGACCAAGACCACGGCGTGGAAATGGGCCTCTACAGCTACCCCATCCTCATGAGCGCCGACATCCTCATGTTCAACGCCCACGAAGTGCCGGTAGGCCGCGACCAAATCCAGCACGTGGAAATGACCCGCGACATCGCCCAGCGTTTCAACCACCGCTTCAAAGAGCTGTTTGTGCTGCCCGAAGCCAAAGTGGACGACAACGTAGAACTCCTCGTCGGCCTCGACGGGCGCAAAATGAGCAAAAGCTACGGCAACACCATCCCGCTGTTTGAAAGCGAGAAAAAGCTGCAAAAAGCCGTAAACAAAATCATCACCAACCTGAAAGAGCCAGGCGAGCCGAAAACTCCCGACGAGAGCCCGCTGTTTGACATCTACAAAGCTTTCGCCACCCCCGCCGAAACCGCCGAATTTACCCAAATGCTCGCCGACGGCCTGGCCTGGGGCGAAGCCAAAAAACTGCTCGGCGCCAAGCTGAACGAAGAGCTTGCCCCCAAACGCGAACGCTTCCACGAGCTCACCGCCCAACCCGCACAAATCGAAGACATCCTGCAGGCCGGCGCTGCCAAAGCCCGCAAGCAAGCCCGCGAACTGCTCGACCAAGTGCGCGACGCCGTAGGCATCCGCCCGCTTCGTTGA
- the gshA gene encoding glutamate--cysteine ligase gives MGIPVISPQYAQYLLDFETLILQKQAEIEAWFRSQWKRHKPPFYGSVDIRNSGYKMASIDMNLFPGGFNNLNTQFSPLAAAAATDAVERYCETAKSVLIVPENHTRNTFYLENVYALSNILQQAGFAVRLGSLNPEITEPSEFKTALGHTILLEPLLRTRERVHLADGFSPCLVLLNNDLSGGVPEILQGIRHTVLPPLHGGWTTRRKTAHFAAYNQVAAEFAELIGIDQWQINPYFEKVSGLNFHEREGEDALAAAVERVLAKIQAKYDEKGITDKPFVIVKADAGTYGMGVMSVKSADEVRALNRKNRNKMATVKEGLAVTEVIVQEGIYTYETLNGAVAEPVVYMIDRFVVGGFFRVHEGRGADENLNASGMRFVPLNRNMPQTDSSGDDPEFLAGSKRVFEQWQTLGLPDRSQACDCASNRLYVYGVMARLSLLAASIELDNY, from the coding sequence ATGGGTATTCCGGTTATTTCCCCGCAATACGCGCAATATCTGCTGGATTTTGAAACACTCATCCTGCAAAAGCAAGCCGAAATCGAGGCCTGGTTCCGTAGCCAGTGGAAACGGCACAAGCCGCCGTTTTACGGCTCGGTCGACATCCGCAACAGCGGCTACAAAATGGCCAGCATCGACATGAACCTCTTCCCCGGCGGCTTCAACAACCTAAACACCCAATTCAGCCCGCTGGCCGCTGCCGCCGCCACCGACGCGGTGGAACGCTACTGCGAAACGGCCAAATCCGTGCTGATCGTGCCGGAAAACCACACACGCAATACGTTTTACTTGGAAAACGTGTATGCCCTGAGCAATATCCTGCAACAGGCCGGCTTTGCCGTGCGCCTGGGCAGCCTGAACCCCGAAATCACCGAGCCGTCCGAATTCAAAACCGCGCTGGGGCACACCATTTTGCTCGAGCCCCTGCTGCGCACCCGCGAGCGCGTGCACCTAGCCGACGGCTTCTCACCCTGCCTCGTGTTGTTGAACAACGACCTCTCCGGCGGCGTGCCCGAAATCCTGCAAGGCATCCGCCACACCGTGCTGCCGCCCCTGCACGGCGGCTGGACCACGCGCCGCAAAACTGCCCACTTCGCCGCCTACAATCAAGTGGCCGCCGAATTTGCCGAGCTCATCGGCATCGATCAATGGCAGATTAATCCCTATTTCGAGAAAGTGTCCGGCCTCAACTTCCACGAACGCGAAGGCGAAGACGCCCTGGCCGCCGCCGTGGAACGCGTACTGGCCAAAATCCAGGCCAAATACGACGAAAAAGGTATTACTGATAAACCATTCGTGATCGTCAAAGCCGACGCCGGCACCTACGGCATGGGCGTGATGAGCGTGAAATCCGCCGATGAAGTGCGCGCGCTCAACCGCAAAAACCGCAACAAAATGGCCACCGTGAAAGAAGGCCTGGCCGTAACCGAAGTGATTGTTCAGGAAGGCATCTACACCTACGAAACCCTCAACGGCGCCGTGGCCGAGCCGGTGGTGTATATGATCGACCGCTTCGTGGTGGGTGGCTTCTTCCGCGTGCACGAAGGGCGCGGTGCCGACGAAAACCTCAACGCCAGCGGCATGCGCTTCGTGCCATTGAACCGCAACATGCCGCAAACCGACAGCAGCGGCGACGACCCGGAATTCCTTGCCGGCAGTAAGCGCGTATTCGAACAATGGCAAACCCTCGGCCTGCCCGACCGCAGCCAAGCCTGCGACTGTGCCAGCAACCGCCTGTATGTATACGGCGTGATGGCCAGGCTCTCGCTCTTGGCCGCATCGATTGAGTTGGATAATTATTGA
- a CDS encoding tRNA (mnm(5)s(2)U34)-methyltransferase, producing MLDNILPFAHRLLAQATPEGGIAVDATAGNGHDTLFLAQCVGSGGRVYAFDIQPQALAATQVRLQAAGEERQVRLIAESHADLTQYVNEPVHSIVFNCGYLPGGNKALTTETGSTLSALAQAVHILRLGGLLAVVLYPGHEAGALEAQAVSEWAAALPQQQFAVLHYGFINRRNRPPYLLAIEKHNTSTNPKAT from the coding sequence ATGCTCGACAACATCCTTCCTTTCGCCCACCGCCTGCTCGCCCAAGCCACGCCCGAAGGCGGCATTGCGGTGGATGCTACCGCCGGCAATGGACACGACACGCTGTTTTTGGCGCAATGCGTGGGCAGCGGCGGGCGTGTGTATGCCTTCGATATCCAACCGCAGGCTTTGGCTGCCACGCAGGTGCGTTTACAGGCAGCCGGAGAAGAAAGGCAAGTGCGCCTGATTGCCGAGAGCCATGCCGATTTGACGCAATATGTAAACGAGCCTGTGCACAGCATCGTGTTTAACTGCGGCTACCTGCCCGGCGGCAACAAAGCGCTCACCACCGAAACCGGCAGCACCCTTTCCGCTTTGGCGCAAGCCGTGCACATCCTGCGCCTCGGCGGGCTGCTGGCTGTGGTGCTTTATCCCGGCCACGAGGCGGGCGCGCTCGAAGCTCAGGCTGTGTCTGAATGGGCGGCCGCCTTACCGCAACAACAGTTTGCCGTGTTGCACTACGGCTTCATCAACCGCCGCAACCGCCCGCCTTATTTGCTAGCGATTGAAAAGCACAACACATCTACCAACCCAAAGGCTACCTGA